One genomic region from Colletotrichum lupini chromosome 7, complete sequence encodes:
- a CDS encoding LSM domain-containing protein, with amino-acid sequence MAPAQPELKKYLDKRLFVQLNGSRKVIGVLRGYDVFLNIVLDEAVEEKEGGEKVRIGMVQQVIRGNSVVMLEALERIGGDDRNHQR; translated from the exons ATGGCGCCCGCACAGCCCGAGCTGAAGAAG TACCTTGACAAGAGACTGTTTGTCCAGCTCAACGGCAGCCGCAAGGTCATCGGTGTTCTCCGCGGTTACGAT GTTTTCCTGAACATTGTGCTGGACGAGGCTgtcgaggagaaggagggcgGCGAGAAGGTTCGGATAGGCATGGTA CAACAGGTCATCCGCGGCAACTCCGTTGTCATGCTGGAGGCTCTGGAGAGAATCGGCGGTGACGATCGCAACCACCAGCGGTAA